The genomic window CAGGCTCGACCCAACGGCGCTCAGTGCAGCGCGGCGCTTCGGCTTCGAGAGAGTAGCTGATCTCCTGCCGGTGGCGCGCGGTCCCCTGGCGCGGCGACTAGGCTTGCCGGCCATCACCCGGCTCGATCAGGCGCTTGGCTCGACTGCGGAGCCGATCACTCCGCGCGACGATCCATCCATCCCTGTGGTGGAGCGCCGCCTTCTGGAGCCGATCGGCACCGCCGAAGCGATCGAGCAGGTCATGGGCGATCTCCTGCGGGATCTCGGGGAGCTGCTGCAGGGGCGGGGGCTTGGCGTCCGCTCGCTCCGCCTTGCCGGCCTGCGGGTCGATGGCAGCGAACAGATCGTGGGCATCGGCACTTCGCGGCCGACACGCGAGGTGCCGCATCTTCTTCGACTGCTGAAGCTGCGCATCGAGCGCATCGACCCAGGCCTGGGTATCGAGCAGTTCTGGCTGGCAGCGCCCCACACGGAGCCTCTCGACGCGATTGATCTAGGGGCGGTGCTCGCAGGAGACACGCTCGTCCGCGACCCAGCTCGCTTGGTGGATGTGGTCGCTGGCCGTATCGGCAGCGGCTCGGTTTTTCGGATCGCTCCCGTTGAAAGTCATGTTCCGGAACGCGCGGTAGCACGCACGAACCCTGTCCATATTCCAGGCGACTGGCCCAAATGGCAGCGTCCGGTTCGACTGTTCGCTCGACCAGAGCCGCTATGGGGCGTCGTAGCACTCCTCCCCGATCAGCCGCCCCGCCGCTTCGAATGGCGCGGCACAGCTCACCGGGTCGTCGCCGGCGACGGACCCGAACGTGTCCATGGCGAATGGTGGCGGCGCGATGCGGAGGTCTGGGCCGTCAGGGACTATTATCGGGTCGAGGACGAAGATGGCGGCCGGTACTGGCTGTTCCGGCGCGGCGATGGGATGGACGACAACACTGGCGACCTTAGCTGGTGGATCCACGGCGTTTTCGCATGAGCGCCTATGTCGAGCTTCAGGTGCTGACGCACTTTTCCTTGCTGCGCGGCGCATCGAGCCCGGAGGAGCTATTTTCAGCCGCAGCCCTGCTCGGCTACCCCGCCCTCGGGATAGGTGACATCGGCACCGTAGGAGGCGTCGTGCGCGCCTGGGAGGCGCAGAAAGCGACCGGGGTGCGATCGATAGCGGGCACACGCGTCGATCTCTCCTGCGGTCGTCGCCTCATCCTCTATCCGACCGATAGACCAGCGTGGTCGCGCGTCACCAGGCTTTTGACCGTCGGGAAGAAGCGAGCGGGAAAGGGCGGGTGCCTCCTTCATTGGCATGACCTGCAGCCGTGGTCAGAGGGCGTCATCGCGATCCTCTTGCCGCACGAGGCTGACACAGAAAATCTGAGCAGCCTTGCCGACCTGAAGGCCATTTATGGTCGCAGGGCCTACATGGCGCTGTTTCAGCGTCGCCGTCCCGACGACGCGGTGCGGATTGACGCGCTTGCCCGTCAGGCGGGCGGTGCCGGCGTCCGTGCCGTCGTGACCGGCGACGTCCTCTATCACGCGCCTGAGGCTCGCCTCCTGCAGGATGTCGTGACTGCGGTTCGCGAGAAGTGCACCGTCGACGAGCTCGGCTACCGGCGGGAGGTGAATGCCGACCGAGCGCTCAAATCACCCGACGAAATGGCCCGGCGCTTTCGCGCCTACCCCGATGCGCTGCAGGCCAGCGTCGACATCGCGCGCGCTTGCACCTTCAGTCTGGACGAACTCGCTTATCAATACCCGCACGAGCGGGTGGTCGAGGGTCTCACGGCGCAAGAAGCCCTTGAGCAGATGGCGAACGATGCGGTCGACCGGCTGTTCGATGGTGATGTGCCGCAACCTTACCGCAGCCAGATCGACCACGAACTGCGGCTGATCCGTGAACTAGGTTACGCCCCCTACTTCCTGACCGTCCATGCGATCGTGCGTGAAGCGCGACGTCGCGGCATCCTCTGCCAGGGACGCGGGTCTGCGGCGAACAGCTGCGTGTGCTTCGTGCTGGGCATCACGTCGATCGACCCGATTAAGCACGAGTTACTCTTCGAGCGCTTCGTATCGGGCGAGCGCCGCGAACCGCCGGACATTGACGTCGATTTCGAACATGAGCGCCGTGAAGAAATTATTCAGTGGATCTACGAGACCTACGGCCGTGACCGCTCCGCTCTGACAGCCGTCGTTACCCGCTATCGCGCGCGCGGCGCGGTGCGCGATGTCGGCAAGGCGATGGGCCTGCCCGAAGATCTGACCGCCTCGCTTGCAGGCTTGGTCTGGGGTTGGTCGGCCGAAGGCGTGGGCGAGAAGCAGGTCGAAGAACTCAATTTGGATCTCGGAGATCGCCGGCTGCGCCTGACGCTCGATCTCGCGCGCAAGCTGATTGGTACGCCGCGCCATATGTCCCAGCATCCCGGCGGCTTCGTCCTCACGCATGACCGTCTCGACGACCTGGTACCTATCGAACCGGCCGCGATGGACGACCGGCAGATTATTGAATGGGACAAGGATGACATCGACGCCCTGAAATTCATGAAGGTCGACGTCCTCGGCTTGGGGATGCTTGGCTGCATGAACCGCGCCTTCAACCTTCTCGAGGAAGCGAAAGGTTGCCAGATCGGCCTTGCGGACCTGCAGGATGATGACCCTGCGGTGTTCGCTATGATCCAGAAGGCCGATACGCTTGGGACCTTTCAGATCGAAAGCCGCGCGCAGATGTCAATGCTGCGCGGATGAAGCCGCAGCGCTTCTACGATCTCGTCATACAGGTCGCGATCGTCCGGCCAGGGCCGATTCAGGGGGACATGGTGCATCCCTACTTCGGCGGCGCGAGGGTGCGGAAAGCCGGAATATCCCCGGCCCGAGCTGCGTGCGGTGCTGGAAAAAACGCTGGGGGTTCCGCTCTTTCAGGAACAGGCGATGAAGGTCGCTATCGTCGGCGCAGGCTTCACGGCCGCCGAGCGGACGCTTTGCGGCGGCTATGGCGACCTTCAAATTTACCGGCGGGGTCTCGCATTTCTCGGAGAAGCTGATCGAGGGGATGGTGGCGCGCGATTATCCGCGCGAATTTGCCGAGCGCACCTTCCGCCAGCTCGAAGGCTTCGGCTCCTACGGCTTTCCGGAGAGCCACGCCGCCTCCTTCGCGAAGATCGCCTATGCCTCGGCCTGGATGAAGCATCATCACCCTGACGTCTTTTGCGCCAGCCTGATGAACGCCCAGCCGATGGGCTTCTATGCGCCCGCGCAGATCGTTCGCGACGCACGCGATCACGGTGTGGAGGTCCGTCCGCCCTGCATCAACGCGAGCCGGTGGGACTGTACGCTGGAGCCCACGAACGGCCGCTATCTCGCGGTGCGGCTTGGACTGCGCCAGGTCCGCGGTCTTTCGAACGCAGACGGTGCGGCAATAGTCGGCGCGCGCTCGACCGCTCTGTTCGATTCTGTCGAGGACGTGTGCGCCGATCACGGGTCCAGCGGGCGGCTATCGAGAAGCTGGCAGACGCCGACGCCTACCACGCGTTCGGCGCCGATCGTCGCCAAGGGCTCTGGAAGGTGAAGGGCCTCGGCGAGGCACCTTTGCCGCTATTTGCGGCCGCTGACCGCGAAGCGCAGACCGTGAGCGCCGAGGGCCTCGAGCCGGCCGTCACCCTGCGGCCGCTAACGGATGGTCGCGAGGTGATCGAAGATTACCGCTCGCTCCAATTGTCACTGCGCGCCCATCCTCTCACATTCGTCCGCGACGAACTGGCGCGGCGAGGCGTGACCCGTTGCGCGGATCTCGCGAGCATCCGAGACGGTCGCCATGTCGAGGTCGCCGGCATCATCCTTGTTCGACAAAAACCTGGTTCGGCAAAGGGCGTCCTCTTCATCACGATTGAAGATGAGACAGGCATCGCGAATGGCATACTCTGGCCGGACCGGTTCGAGGCGCAGCGCCGAACCGTCATGTCGGCATCGATGATCGGCATGAAGGGCAGGGTCCAGAAAGAAAGGCGAGGTAATCCACGTCATCTGCGATCGGATCATCGATCACGGGGATCTGCTTCACCGAGTGGGCGAGCTGTCATTCCCGCACCGGACCGGTCGAGGCGATGGAGCTCGCCATGCCGGCGCCCCCGACCGCGGAGACAAGGGTTGGAAGCCCGAGCCACGCAACTGCTATTGGCCGCCTCACGCTGACGGCATGGATCCAAAGGAGGTCGTGCGGTTCAAGTCACACGATTTCCGCTGAGCTATGAGTGCCCTTCCGCGCCACCAGCGCGTCGTCATCGCCCTTTCCGTCCATATCCTTCGCTCCGCGACCGCACGATCCTCCGACACTCGCGTCGACGTCGTCGAGGTACGTTTGGCCTTGCGCTGCCTGCTTCAACACTGCCCGGAGCGCTGGCCTCTGGAATTTCTGGGACGCGGCGCCAGGCAATGACATCGGTCGCTCGCAGGGTGTGACCGCTGCCTTCGATGGAATCGTCCGCCAATTGCGCCAAGCGGGACCGCTACATGAGGTTCACCGCTCTGAAATAGTGGCCCCAAGTCGTTCCCAGCCGGAACACTTTGGCCGGTTCCCGGAAAAGTCTTTCCAACCACGTGGGGGGCGCTCCCACCACGCATGC from Roseomonas aeriglobus includes these protein-coding regions:
- a CDS encoding DNA polymerase Y family protein, translating into MLTRADVEAQIATLPRHAQPPARELGRRSEAAQHPFKAPPAAKPQQTAPVAEAVATPLALFGKVGRREEIVAACAGAQALGIHVGMAATHARALVSDLDLRPAEPEADAALLDRLALFAIRRWSPIAAVSPPDGLWIDLTGCEHLHGGEYQFCQRLLVFCRRAGFTARVAVADTPGAAHAIARFGADDLACVTPGTTTVALSSLPIAALRLDPTALSAARRFGFERVADLLPVARGPLARRLGLPAITRLDQALGSTAEPITPRDDPSIPVVERRLLEPIGTAEAIEQVMGDLLRDLGELLQGRGLGVRSLRLAGLRVDGSEQIVGIGTSRPTREVPHLLRLLKLRIERIDPGLGIEQFWLAAPHTEPLDAIDLGAVLAGDTLVRDPARLVDVVAGRIGSGSVFRIAPVESHVPERAVARTNPVHIPGDWPKWQRPVRLFARPEPLWGVVALLPDQPPRRFEWRGTAHRVVAGDGPERVHGEWWRRDAEVWAVRDYYRVEDEDGGRYWLFRRGDGMDDNTGDLSWWIHGVFA